The following proteins come from a genomic window of Terribacillus aidingensis:
- a CDS encoding LLM class flavin-dependent oxidoreductase — MGKQIILNAFDMNSAMHNSHGLWKHPESKRHRQYKDLNYWIDLAKLLERGKFDAIFFADVLGIYDVYRNSKAPSIRDGLQVPLNDPALLISAMASVTANLGFAVTVSTTYEPPFGNARRFSTLDHLTKGRVAWNVVTSYLPNAARNFGLTEMIKHDERYEIADEFLEVSYKLWESSWEEDAVIEDLQNQVLVNPEKVHEINHEGHYFQVEGPHLSEPSPQRTPVIYQAGTSERGREFASKHAECVFVGGPTPERIRYYAEDIRERAAKHGRNPDHIKIFSFLSVIVAETTEEAQQKYQEYASHWSPDAAKAQFGASGYDISEYEEKDPDEPFSYGKTTEGGHYKAASLTKDAAKQLTVGEALKRFDTPDKSLIVGNPDEVADSIQHQFEESGVDGFNLNHLVTPGDLESFVDLVIPILQKRGLYKQSYKSGTLREKLFDYESSRLPAGHPATNYRQLKIPTGEGDER; from the coding sequence GTGGGGAAGCAAATCATTTTGAATGCATTCGATATGAATAGTGCGATGCATAACTCGCATGGGTTGTGGAAGCACCCAGAGAGTAAGCGGCATCGGCAGTATAAGGATTTGAATTATTGGATTGATCTGGCGAAGCTACTCGAACGCGGTAAATTCGATGCCATCTTCTTTGCCGATGTATTGGGGATATATGATGTTTACCGGAATAGTAAAGCTCCTTCTATCCGGGATGGTCTGCAGGTTCCCCTGAATGATCCAGCGCTATTGATTTCTGCGATGGCAAGTGTAACCGCGAATTTGGGTTTCGCCGTTACAGTAAGTACTACATATGAACCACCATTTGGAAATGCGCGTCGTTTTTCCACGCTGGATCATTTGACGAAGGGCAGAGTTGCTTGGAATGTTGTGACGTCATATCTTCCGAATGCTGCGCGGAATTTTGGTTTGACCGAAATGATCAAGCATGATGAGCGGTATGAGATTGCCGATGAATTCCTGGAGGTTTCTTATAAGCTATGGGAAAGCAGCTGGGAGGAGGATGCAGTGATTGAGGATTTGCAAAACCAAGTATTAGTGAATCCTGAAAAAGTACATGAAATCAATCATGAAGGCCATTACTTCCAGGTAGAGGGACCACATTTGAGTGAGCCTTCCCCACAGCGGACACCTGTGATTTATCAAGCAGGTACATCCGAACGTGGACGGGAATTTGCTTCCAAGCATGCAGAATGTGTTTTCGTTGGAGGGCCCACGCCTGAGCGCATCCGTTATTATGCAGAGGATATAAGGGAGAGAGCTGCCAAGCATGGCCGAAATCCAGATCATATTAAGATTTTCTCTTTCCTGAGTGTCATCGTAGCGGAAACAACAGAAGAGGCACAGCAAAAGTATCAGGAATATGCAAGTCATTGGAGTCCAGATGCTGCCAAGGCGCAATTTGGTGCAAGCGGCTATGACATTTCTGAATATGAGGAAAAGGATCCTGACGAGCCGTTTTCTTATGGTAAAACGACAGAAGGCGGTCACTATAAAGCAGCCTCATTGACAAAGGATGCAGCCAAGCAGCTGACAGTCGGCGAAGCATTGAAGCGGTTTGATACACCTGACAAAAGCTTGATAGTCGGGAATCCAGACGAGGTGGCAGATAGCATCCAGCACCAATTCGAAGAATCCGGAGTCGACGGTTTTAATTTGAACCATCTTGTTACACCAGGGGATTTGGAGTCCTTTGTTGACCTGGTCATCCCGATTCTGCAAAAAAGGGGACTTTATAAACAGTCCTACAAATCAGGCACATTGAGAGAAAAATTATTTGACTATGAATCAAGCAGACTGCCGGCTGGGCATCCCGCAACTAACTATCGCCAGCTGAAAATACCGACAGGAGAGGGAGATGAAAGGTGA
- a CDS encoding methionine ABC transporter ATP-binding protein, producing MIKLENITKKYSSKGKEIIGVNDVTLTVEAGEVFGIVGYSGAGKSTLLRCINLLEKPTSGKVFVDGVNLHELSPKDLRKARQSIGMIFQGFHLVSSKTVYENVAFALRAAGADKKQIKQRVDELLALVGLEDRKHQYPAQLSGGQKQRVSIARALANQPKILLCDEATSALDPGTTKSILALLKKINKELGLTIVVITHEMEVVKEICSRCAVMQDGKVVEHGPTYDIFSDPANPLTVSFIQTVLSFDLPEELLGEINGKLVRLQFKGSIAADAVVSDMLQAFPIRGNILHGKVEYIQSKPLGIFVMELNGNEAEVNKAIAYLRDKVSKVEVFDDGSRNRHLA from the coding sequence GTGATAAAACTGGAGAACATCACAAAGAAATATAGCAGCAAGGGAAAGGAGATCATTGGCGTTAACGATGTGACACTAACCGTTGAAGCTGGAGAAGTGTTTGGGATAGTTGGATACAGCGGAGCGGGCAAGAGCACCTTGCTGCGCTGCATCAACCTATTGGAAAAGCCAACGTCTGGCAAAGTCTTTGTTGATGGAGTTAATTTGCATGAGCTGTCGCCAAAGGATCTGCGAAAAGCAAGACAGTCGATCGGTATGATCTTTCAAGGTTTTCATTTAGTCTCCTCAAAAACGGTATATGAGAATGTGGCATTTGCATTACGAGCTGCAGGAGCAGATAAAAAACAAATAAAGCAGCGAGTGGATGAGCTGCTTGCCTTAGTGGGGTTAGAGGATCGAAAACATCAGTACCCAGCACAGCTTAGCGGCGGTCAGAAGCAGCGAGTCAGTATTGCACGGGCACTTGCGAATCAGCCAAAGATCCTTTTATGTGACGAAGCTACTTCTGCCTTGGACCCTGGTACGACAAAATCAATTTTGGCTTTGCTGAAGAAAATAAATAAAGAACTGGGTCTGACAATCGTTGTCATCACGCACGAAATGGAGGTTGTAAAGGAGATTTGCAGCCGCTGTGCAGTGATGCAGGATGGGAAAGTGGTAGAGCATGGTCCCACTTATGATATTTTCTCCGATCCTGCTAATCCTCTGACAGTATCGTTTATCCAGACTGTACTTAGTTTTGATCTCCCTGAAGAATTATTGGGAGAGATAAACGGAAAGCTGGTCAGGCTGCAATTCAAAGGCAGCATTGCTGCCGATGCTGTTGTATCGGATATGCTGCAGGCTTTTCCGATCCGCGGCAATATACTGCACGGCAAAGTAGAGTACATCCAAAGCAAGCCGTTAGGAATTTTTGTGATGGAATTGAACGGAAATGAAGCAGAAGTAAATAAAGCAATTGCTTATCTGAGAGATAAAGTAAGCAAGGTGGAGGTGTTTGATGATGGATCGCGTAATCGCCATCTTGCCTGA
- a CDS encoding methionine ABC transporter permease, whose product MMMDRVIAILPELNQAFLETLLMVSIALAVAILIGLPFGILLFVTDRGLFLENVVVKRIAGLIINLIRSVPFVILLVFLLPFTQFLLNTTIGPLAASVSLSVAAIPFYARIVESSARDIDKGVIEAAIAVGASPWMIIRSIILPEVKPGLITGLTITAISLIGYSAMAGTIGGGGIGDLAIRYGYYRYDNTIMFTTVIVLIVLVQVVQYLGDLIARVVSKR is encoded by the coding sequence TTGATGATGGATCGCGTAATCGCCATCTTGCCTGAATTGAACCAAGCATTTCTTGAAACGCTTCTAATGGTTTCCATCGCTTTGGCTGTGGCAATCTTGATTGGGCTGCCCTTTGGAATACTATTATTTGTAACAGACCGAGGTTTGTTTTTAGAAAATGTGGTGGTAAAAAGAATAGCCGGACTAATTATTAATCTCATTCGATCGGTTCCTTTTGTAATTCTGCTTGTCTTTTTACTGCCTTTCACACAATTTCTGCTCAATACGACGATAGGTCCTTTAGCTGCTTCTGTATCTTTATCTGTTGCAGCTATCCCGTTTTATGCGAGAATCGTTGAATCCTCAGCCAGGGATATAGACAAGGGTGTGATTGAAGCAGCTATTGCGGTAGGTGCTTCTCCGTGGATGATTATCAGAAGTATCATCCTTCCGGAAGTAAAACCGGGCTTAATCACAGGACTAACCATTACAGCTATCAGTCTTATTGGATATTCTGCTATGGCCGGCACAATAGGCGGAGGCGGGATCGGAGATTTGGCAATACGGTATGGGTACTACAGATACGATAATACAATCATGTTCACTACAGTTATCGTACTGATAGTACTCGTTCAAGTTGTTCAATACTTAGGTGATCTTATAGCAAGAGTTGTATCAAAAAGATGA
- a CDS encoding MetQ/NlpA family ABC transporter substrate-binding protein, which translates to MKKAILLLFATVFITVLAGCGSGESSASSDKNIVLGATIPYSDMLEKGVKPYLEDKGYTVEVKEFNDYVQPNKSLETGSLDANLFQHKVYMDAFAEENNMELTSVITVPTAPIGIYSNEFKSLDEIKDGSTVALANDPTNLGRGLTVLRDNGLIEIDENADPLRVTEKDVISNPKNLKFEPVEAAQLPRTLESVDLAAINGNFAISAGIDLATALALDELPEDIQNRVVVSTENKDEQFVQDIKEAVESEEFAKVIEEEFPEFHKPEWMK; encoded by the coding sequence ATGAAAAAAGCTATTTTATTGTTATTTGCCACAGTGTTCATCACAGTCTTAGCTGGCTGCGGTTCCGGAGAAAGCAGTGCCTCATCCGATAAAAATATCGTCCTAGGTGCAACAATTCCGTATAGCGACATGCTTGAAAAAGGCGTAAAACCGTATCTGGAGGATAAAGGATATACAGTGGAAGTAAAGGAGTTCAATGATTATGTGCAGCCGAACAAATCGTTGGAAACCGGTTCACTAGACGCCAATTTATTTCAGCATAAAGTATATATGGACGCTTTCGCCGAGGAGAACAACATGGAGCTGACCAGCGTAATAACAGTTCCAACAGCACCTATCGGTATTTATTCAAATGAATTCAAGTCACTGGATGAAATAAAAGATGGAAGCACCGTTGCACTCGCTAATGATCCGACTAATCTTGGTCGTGGACTGACCGTCCTAAGAGATAATGGTCTTATTGAAATCGATGAAAATGCTGATCCATTGCGGGTCACAGAGAAAGACGTGATAAGCAATCCGAAGAATTTAAAATTTGAACCAGTAGAAGCTGCACAGCTGCCGCGGACATTGGAATCCGTTGATTTGGCTGCTATTAATGGAAACTTCGCTATATCAGCTGGCATCGATTTAGCAACAGCACTCGCACTTGACGAATTGCCGGAGGACATTCAGAACCGCGTAGTAGTCTCTACAGAAAATAAAGATGAGCAATTTGTTCAGGATATAAAGGAAGCGGTGGAGTCGGAGGAGTTTGCTAAGGTGATTGAGGAAGAGTTTCCAGAATTTCATAAGCCTGAGTGGATGAAGTAA
- a CDS encoding sensor histidine kinase, translating into MYFGVQGLIVYGSAFFMYNVSATIIALFPLLLGQLVGMVGRNRVAFFVILSGLSIIASVIIIPNEDLFTYFVIVIPATLIIVAYAAIFFKQVNARIRTQQILQELEEAHHQVENLTLYSERQRMARDLHDTLAQGIAGIKMQLEAINAHLSNGNQERAQQIAQLAMKGASSVLADSRIVIDDLRLHEENIDLEYILRENTQQFTTATSIPCSLKYAVVQSLSPKITEHLSKIVSECLLNIARYSKASEASVSITGTLDNRIRLEVEDNGVGFDAEEISNKQGHYGLIGMKERVRILGGEIHISSTLGEGTTVTVSIPENGED; encoded by the coding sequence ATGTATTTTGGTGTCCAAGGGTTGATTGTGTATGGAAGTGCCTTTTTTATGTACAACGTTTCTGCAACAATTATTGCATTGTTTCCCTTGCTCTTAGGTCAGCTAGTAGGAATGGTTGGGAGAAACAGAGTTGCGTTCTTTGTAATATTATCAGGTCTTTCTATTATTGCATCAGTCATCATTATTCCAAATGAAGATTTGTTTACCTACTTTGTTATTGTTATTCCTGCTACTTTAATAATTGTTGCCTATGCTGCAATCTTCTTCAAACAGGTAAATGCAAGAATAAGAACGCAACAAATTCTGCAGGAACTGGAAGAGGCACATCACCAAGTAGAGAATCTAACGCTGTATAGTGAACGGCAGAGAATGGCTCGTGATTTGCATGATACGCTGGCACAAGGGATTGCTGGTATAAAAATGCAGCTCGAGGCAATCAATGCCCACCTTTCTAATGGAAATCAAGAGCGTGCGCAGCAAATAGCGCAACTTGCTATGAAAGGTGCCAGCTCCGTATTGGCAGATTCCCGGATTGTCATTGATGACTTACGTTTACACGAAGAAAATATCGACTTAGAGTACATCCTGCGCGAAAATACGCAGCAGTTTACAACTGCAACAAGTATACCATGCAGTTTAAAATATGCAGTCGTGCAATCTCTATCGCCGAAAATTACCGAGCATCTTTCCAAAATCGTTAGTGAATGTCTGTTGAATATCGCACGTTATAGCAAGGCAAGCGAAGCTTCTGTCTCTATTACAGGCACTTTGGATAATCGTATCCGTTTAGAAGTGGAGGATAATGGTGTTGGCTTTGATGCAGAAGAAATCTCAAACAAGCAAGGGCATTACGGCTTAATTGGTATGAAGGAACGTGTAAGGATTTTAGGCGGAGAGATCCACATTAGCAGCACATTGGGAGAAGGTACAACAGTGACAGTCAGTATTCCGGAGAATGGAGAGGATTAA
- a CDS encoding response regulator transcription factor, whose amino-acid sequence MTYKVLIADDHVVVREGLKLLIETNENYKTIGEAGHGAEAIQLVNDLEPDILLMDLYMPVMSGMEAIRKLSVTHPKLPIIILTTYNEDQLLAEGFALGAKGYLLKDTSLQSLFHSMDAAMNGETLIGEDMMKRIRDYQEKRQHIKEKVQLSRMEIIILQAVARGTTSKDIAFDMGVSERTVKSRLTAIFNKLGVDSRTEAVAVAIESGLIHLNYNKL is encoded by the coding sequence ATGACGTATAAAGTGCTTATCGCAGATGACCATGTAGTCGTAAGAGAAGGTCTGAAATTGCTTATAGAAACAAATGAAAATTATAAAACCATAGGCGAAGCCGGACATGGGGCAGAAGCAATCCAGCTTGTAAATGATCTAGAACCCGATATACTATTGATGGATTTGTACATGCCGGTCATGAGCGGCATGGAAGCAATTCGTAAGCTATCTGTTACGCATCCTAAGCTGCCTATTATCATTCTCACAACTTATAATGAAGACCAATTGCTGGCAGAAGGATTTGCTTTAGGTGCAAAAGGTTATCTCCTGAAAGATACCAGTCTCCAATCTTTGTTTCATTCTATGGATGCTGCTATGAATGGGGAGACCCTCATAGGAGAAGACATGATGAAGAGAATCCGGGATTATCAGGAAAAAAGGCAACATATTAAAGAAAAAGTCCAGCTTTCCCGAATGGAAATCATCATTCTTCAAGCGGTTGCCAGAGGGACGACGAGCAAGGATATTGCTTTTGATATGGGTGTTTCGGAAAGGACAGTAAAATCAAGGCTAACAGCTATCTTTAATAAATTGGGCGTGGATTCCCGAACGGAAGCGGTTGCTGTAGCCATTGAATCAGGTTTGATTCACCTTAACTATAATAAATTATAG
- a CDS encoding MMPL family transporter, which yields MSTLLYRLGKWSALHKKTVLVGWVAFIAIIFMSAFLLKPSFSGDMSIPGTPSEEANALLQDEFPSGSDTGSLRIVFGAEGNESLTSEPSQQTISDVLDKIMEDDEVASAANPFEAQTVSADGSVAYADITYKEAAADVPESSLEHAEKSIEIAENEGIQVAMKGDIIPSEVEIGGISEVIGIVMAFIVLSITFASFVIAGLPILNALLGLVASIGVTLIGASMFDITSFSLSLSVMIGLAVGIDYALFIFSKHRQQVREGIEVNESIARANGTAGGAVIFAGLTVIVALCGLTVVGIPFLAAMGITAAISVLFAVLVSITAGPAVLAFVGRKIEKKNRLLSKSAKIQKGQTDSNAWGRFVTKQPLIVAILSIVILVIISIPASDMRLGLPDDGMKAKDDQARQAYDLLADGFGEGFNGPLAVLVDASETSGDQTVQFQRATEEIGKLDNVSQVTPAMPNESGKYAIVNVLPETGPNDSGTADLVHDIRKLSLNDGGEHIELRVTGLTAINIDIAEKLNDAIPIFAVIIVGFAFILLMIVFRSLLVPLTAVAGFLLTMTATLGFSVFILQDGYLNSLLGIPQEGPILAFLPILVIGILFGLAMDYQVFLVSRMHEEYTITKDPVRSILAGLKYSGPVVTAAGLIMIFVFAGFIFAGDSMIKSMGLALTFGVLFDAFIVRLALIPAIMKLMGHATWYLPKWLDKIIPNVDIEGHKLSEKLSEQNKKESERIK from the coding sequence ATGTCAACATTGTTATATAGATTAGGAAAATGGAGTGCATTGCATAAAAAGACGGTTCTTGTAGGATGGGTTGCCTTCATTGCCATCATCTTTATGTCTGCATTTCTTTTAAAACCGTCTTTCTCAGGGGATATGAGTATACCGGGAACACCGTCTGAGGAAGCAAATGCTTTATTGCAGGATGAATTCCCAAGTGGATCGGATACTGGTTCGCTAAGGATTGTGTTTGGTGCAGAGGGTAACGAGAGTTTAACATCTGAACCTTCACAGCAAACAATCAGCGACGTGCTTGATAAGATAATGGAAGATGACGAAGTAGCATCTGCAGCAAATCCATTTGAAGCACAGACTGTAAGTGCAGATGGAAGTGTTGCTTATGCTGATATCACATATAAAGAAGCTGCTGCCGATGTTCCGGAATCTTCGTTGGAACATGCTGAAAAAAGTATTGAAATTGCCGAGAACGAAGGAATACAAGTTGCAATGAAAGGCGATATCATACCGTCTGAAGTAGAAATCGGAGGAATCTCCGAGGTGATTGGTATCGTAATGGCCTTCATTGTATTAAGCATCACCTTTGCATCGTTTGTCATAGCTGGATTACCGATATTAAACGCATTACTTGGTTTGGTTGCCAGCATTGGTGTAACGCTGATTGGTGCAAGTATGTTCGACATTACATCATTTAGTTTGTCTCTCTCCGTTATGATCGGCTTGGCTGTTGGAATAGATTATGCGCTGTTCATCTTTTCTAAACATAGGCAGCAGGTAAGGGAAGGTATCGAGGTTAACGAATCCATCGCAAGGGCTAACGGAACGGCAGGGGGAGCAGTAATATTCGCAGGTCTGACAGTCATTGTTGCCTTATGCGGTTTGACTGTAGTAGGTATTCCGTTCCTTGCAGCAATGGGGATTACAGCTGCAATAAGTGTCCTTTTCGCAGTACTAGTGTCCATTACTGCTGGTCCCGCTGTATTGGCTTTCGTAGGCAGAAAAATAGAGAAGAAGAATCGTCTGTTAAGTAAATCAGCTAAAATTCAAAAAGGACAAACTGACTCGAACGCCTGGGGACGATTCGTTACAAAGCAGCCTCTAATAGTCGCGATTCTCAGCATCGTGATTTTGGTTATAATCAGCATCCCGGCTTCCGATATGCGGTTGGGTTTGCCTGATGATGGAATGAAAGCAAAAGACGATCAGGCACGGCAAGCCTACGATTTATTGGCAGATGGATTCGGTGAAGGTTTTAACGGACCTTTGGCTGTTTTGGTTGACGCTTCCGAAACAAGCGGTGACCAGACAGTACAGTTCCAAAGAGCAACAGAAGAGATTGGTAAATTGGATAATGTAAGCCAAGTAACTCCAGCTATGCCTAACGAAAGCGGAAAGTATGCAATCGTTAATGTATTACCGGAAACAGGTCCAAATGATAGTGGCACAGCAGACCTAGTTCACGATATAAGAAAGCTTTCTTTAAATGATGGTGGAGAGCATATCGAGTTACGAGTTACTGGTCTGACTGCAATCAATATTGATATTGCTGAAAAGTTGAATGATGCAATACCTATTTTTGCTGTGATTATTGTAGGATTTGCATTTATTTTGCTAATGATCGTATTCCGTTCCTTATTAGTACCGCTTACCGCAGTAGCTGGATTCCTGCTTACTATGACTGCGACATTAGGTTTTTCCGTATTCATTTTGCAGGATGGATATTTGAATAGCTTGCTAGGTATTCCGCAAGAGGGGCCAATCCTGGCATTCCTGCCAATTCTGGTTATAGGTATTTTGTTTGGTTTAGCAATGGATTATCAAGTATTCCTTGTTAGCCGCATGCACGAAGAATATACAATCACTAAGGATCCGGTCAGATCCATTTTAGCAGGTCTAAAGTATAGTGGCCCTGTCGTAACAGCTGCAGGTTTGATCATGATCTTTGTATTTGCTGGATTTATCTTTGCGGGAGATTCGATGATCAAGTCAATGGGACTAGCTCTGACATTCGGTGTGTTGTTCGATGCCTTCATCGTTCGCTTGGCACTTATTCCAGCAATAATGAAGCTGATGGGACATGCTACTTGGTACCTGCCTAAATGGCTCGATAAGATAATTCCTAATGTAGATATTGAAGGACATAAGTTGTCTGAAAAACTAAGTGAACAAAATAAAAAGGAATCTGAACGAATTAAGTAA